From Amycolatopsis sp. YIM 10, the proteins below share one genomic window:
- a CDS encoding alpha/beta fold hydrolase translates to MDGVFGDAQTRDRFHAAYDKALRHWPVPCTELDLETSWGHTRVRSCGDGTGAPIMLLHGALSTSVSWYPYVSALSEEHRVFAVDTIDEPGRSRLSRPLHDAEDYAGWLAEVLTGLGHPRVHLLGISRGGWLALNLAARSAGRVSSVTAVEPAGFGRVGWRFYWWAGRNLVRTATPLRRFAGLSETEIAVSGNLRSLLFAAGSSRVRLPPPELLTDEELRALPERTQLIFAEHSALHRSAQVRDRLATVAPDLRVEVVPRASHALSLEQAELVIDRALAYARPPD, encoded by the coding sequence ATGGACGGTGTTTTCGGCGACGCCCAGACACGCGACCGGTTCCACGCCGCCTACGACAAAGCACTCCGGCACTGGCCGGTGCCCTGCACGGAACTGGATCTCGAGACTTCCTGGGGGCACACCAGGGTGCGGAGTTGCGGCGACGGCACCGGCGCACCGATCATGCTGCTGCACGGCGCGCTCAGCACCTCCGTTTCGTGGTACCCGTACGTTTCCGCGCTGAGCGAGGAACACCGGGTTTTCGCGGTGGACACCATCGACGAGCCGGGGCGCAGCAGGCTGAGCCGTCCGCTGCACGATGCGGAGGACTACGCCGGCTGGCTGGCCGAGGTGCTCACCGGCCTCGGCCACCCTCGGGTGCACCTGCTCGGGATTTCCCGCGGCGGCTGGCTCGCGCTCAACCTGGCCGCGCGCTCGGCCGGGCGGGTGTCCAGCGTGACCGCGGTGGAGCCAGCCGGGTTCGGGCGCGTCGGCTGGCGGTTCTACTGGTGGGCGGGCAGGAATCTGGTCCGTACCGCCACGCCGCTTCGCCGTTTCGCCGGGTTGTCCGAGACCGAGATCGCGGTGTCGGGCAACCTGCGGTCCCTGCTGTTCGCGGCGGGCAGCAGCAGGGTGCGCCTCCCGCCACCCGAGCTGTTGACCGACGAAGAACTGCGTGCCCTGCCGGAACGGACTCAGCTCATCTTCGCCGAGCACAGTGCATTGCACCGTTCGGCCCAGGTGCGCGACCGGCTCGCGACGGTGGCGCCGGACCTGCGGGTCGAAGTGGTTCCCCGCGCAAGCCACGCACTTTCCCTGGAGCAGGCCGAGCTCGTCATCGACCGCGCGCTCGCGTACGCGCGCCCGCCGGACTGA
- a CDS encoding class I SAM-dependent methyltransferase encodes MSGIVNTAQAEAWNGYEGEHWATHDDRFDAVNGGFNEFVLDAARIGETDRVLDLGCGNGQLTRQAAHRARRGRVLGIDLSGPMLATARARAAAEGLDHLGFEQADAQVYPFEDGSFDVALSRFGVMFFADPVAAFANVHRALSPSGRLAFVCMTALEGTDLGTVFHALEPYLPRPTGADGTGPTSFADPARSREVLSAAGFTGITCDRVETDQVWGRDVEDAAGFMADWGPVKHHLGQAGPETAARARDALTEALRPFAQADAVRLRGTAWLVTAHKH; translated from the coding sequence ATGTCCGGCATCGTCAACACCGCGCAGGCGGAGGCGTGGAACGGCTACGAGGGCGAACACTGGGCCACCCATGATGATCGCTTCGACGCGGTCAACGGCGGCTTCAACGAGTTCGTGCTCGACGCGGCCCGGATCGGCGAGACCGACCGGGTGCTCGACCTCGGCTGCGGCAACGGCCAGCTGACCCGGCAGGCGGCGCACCGCGCGCGGCGTGGCCGGGTGCTCGGCATCGATCTCTCCGGCCCGATGCTGGCCACCGCGCGGGCCAGGGCGGCGGCCGAAGGGCTGGACCACCTGGGCTTCGAGCAAGCGGACGCACAGGTGTACCCGTTCGAGGACGGCTCGTTCGACGTGGCGCTGAGCCGGTTCGGCGTGATGTTCTTCGCCGACCCGGTGGCCGCCTTCGCCAACGTCCACCGCGCGCTGAGCCCGTCCGGCCGCCTCGCCTTCGTCTGCATGACCGCGCTCGAAGGCACCGATCTCGGCACGGTTTTCCACGCGCTGGAGCCATACCTGCCGCGGCCGACCGGCGCCGACGGCACCGGCCCGACCTCGTTCGCCGACCCGGCACGCAGCCGGGAGGTGCTCTCCGCCGCCGGGTTCACCGGCATCACCTGCGACCGCGTCGAGACGGATCAGGTCTGGGGCCGCGACGTCGAGGACGCGGCGGGCTTCATGGCCGACTGGGGCCCGGTGAAGCACCACCTCGGCCAGGCCGGGCCCGAAACCGCCGCGCGGGCACGCGACGCCCTCACCGAAGCCTTGCGCCCCTTCGCCCAGGCTGACGCCGTCCGCCTGCGCGGCACGGCCTGGCTGGTCACCGCGCACAAGCACTGA